The Sphingosinicella humi genome has a window encoding:
- the ligD gene encoding DNA ligase D codes for MDSPPEGDGWLHELKYDGYRTEIIVAGDQSRAFTRTGLDWTSQYAHLVNALAELDCETAILDGEVILQGANGIPDFHGLRRELAKRRPRGLIFMAFDLLHLDGQDLRREPVEERRAKLRDLIGENTPGQPFQFSDHVIGGGSEFFAAAERMGLEGIVSKKLGSRYRSGPAKTWLKSKSFTESEFVVIGTSKGDLAPVALLARETEDHRLEYAGAAMVTFSEADRERFWRANERLKTDRPALHMDPRPETSWLKPEMRVRVRHLQGEEMLRHATVKSILRLPAEPSRSAQKKRTGGPSKEPGYHVEHGAVPDLSALLAYYREVGPLMLPHLCNRPLNLFRCHGRYCFFQRNRNHPPTEHPFDEPIHKIPVLQKNGRTEDYLFIDSLEGLLACVEAGAVEFHAWGSRVPDYERPDRIAFDLDPGEGVTFSQVRNTAFQLRRSLEAIGLKSWPLLTGGKGIHVVVPFAAEQGWNEVRAFAKSFCVALAEAAPDRFTVALPLAKRRGRIFLDYLRNQRTHTAIMPYSLRARPGSPVAAPITWDELERVETPQHYLMKDAQHLAKRAEKGSLFGRSMIDQRLPLL; via the coding sequence GTGGATTCGCCTCCTGAGGGTGACGGGTGGCTCCATGAGCTGAAATATGACGGCTACCGCACCGAGATCATCGTAGCCGGCGATCAAAGTCGCGCCTTCACCCGCACCGGCCTCGACTGGACGAGCCAATATGCTCACCTCGTGAACGCTTTGGCGGAGCTCGACTGCGAGACCGCCATCCTCGATGGCGAAGTTATCCTTCAAGGTGCCAATGGCATCCCAGATTTTCACGGCCTTCGGCGTGAGCTGGCGAAGAGAAGGCCGCGAGGGCTCATCTTCATGGCTTTCGACCTCCTGCACCTCGACGGGCAGGATCTGCGTCGCGAGCCTGTGGAGGAAAGGCGCGCCAAACTCCGCGATCTGATAGGCGAGAATACACCCGGCCAGCCGTTCCAGTTCAGCGATCATGTCATCGGCGGCGGATCAGAGTTCTTCGCGGCGGCCGAGCGCATGGGCCTGGAAGGGATCGTCTCCAAGAAGCTCGGCAGCCGCTACCGCAGCGGCCCGGCCAAGACCTGGCTGAAGTCGAAGAGCTTCACCGAGAGCGAGTTCGTCGTGATCGGCACATCCAAAGGGGACCTGGCTCCCGTGGCGCTGCTGGCGCGCGAAACGGAGGATCATCGCCTGGAATATGCGGGAGCCGCGATGGTCACCTTTTCCGAGGCCGATCGGGAGCGCTTCTGGCGCGCGAACGAGCGGCTGAAGACAGACAGGCCAGCGCTGCACATGGATCCACGGCCGGAGACGAGTTGGCTCAAACCCGAAATGCGGGTCCGCGTGAGGCACCTCCAGGGCGAGGAGATGCTGCGCCATGCGACCGTAAAGTCGATCTTGCGTCTGCCGGCCGAGCCGTCGCGCTCCGCGCAGAAGAAACGAACCGGCGGTCCCAGCAAGGAACCAGGCTACCATGTGGAGCATGGCGCTGTGCCGGACCTGTCCGCGTTGCTGGCCTACTATCGTGAGGTTGGACCGCTGATGCTCCCACACCTCTGCAATCGCCCGCTCAATCTATTCCGGTGCCACGGCCGCTACTGCTTCTTCCAGCGCAACCGGAACCACCCGCCGACGGAGCACCCGTTTGATGAGCCGATCCACAAGATTCCGGTTCTTCAGAAGAACGGGCGGACGGAGGATTATCTATTCATCGACAGCCTCGAGGGGCTGCTCGCCTGTGTCGAAGCCGGCGCCGTCGAGTTCCACGCCTGGGGCTCTCGCGTGCCGGACTATGAGCGGCCGGACCGGATCGCCTTCGACCTCGATCCTGGAGAGGGAGTCACCTTCTCGCAGGTCCGGAACACCGCATTTCAGCTCCGCCGTTCCCTAGAGGCAATCGGCCTTAAGTCGTGGCCGCTCCTCACCGGCGGGAAGGGCATCCACGTGGTGGTGCCGTTCGCGGCGGAGCAGGGCTGGAATGAGGTGCGCGCCTTTGCCAAAAGCTTCTGCGTAGCCCTCGCGGAAGCGGCGCCAGATCGGTTCACCGTTGCGCTTCCTCTCGCGAAGCGGCGAGGGCGCATCTTCCTCGATTATCTGCGCAATCAGCGGACGCACACAGCAATCATGCCCTACTCGCTGCGAGCGCGACCGGGCTCACCCGTGGCGGCGCCGATCACATGGGACGAGCTGGAGCGTGTCGAAACTCCGCAGCACTACCTGATGAAAGACGCTCAGCACCTGGCGAAGAGGGCAGAGAAGGGGTCGCTGTTTGGTCGGAGTATGATCGATCAGCGACTGCCTCTCCTTTGA
- the xth gene encoding exodeoxyribonuclease III, with protein sequence MKIATYNVNGINGRLQVLLRWLAEARPDIVCLQELKAPQERFPEAAIEDAGYRAIWHGQPRWNGVAILSRIGAPVETRRGLPGDPDDSHSRYIEAAVAGILVGGLYLPNGNPKPGPKFDYKLLWFERLVEHAADLIAADVPAILAGDYNVMPTEKDVYKPERWVDDALFAPEARAAYLRLLEQGWVDALRTIHPDAVIYTFWDYFRNAYARNAGLRIDHLLLSPALTDRLIDAQVDAHVRGWEKTSDHAPVWIELRDPIN encoded by the coding sequence ATGAAGATCGCGACCTACAATGTGAATGGCATCAACGGGCGGCTTCAGGTGCTCCTGCGCTGGCTCGCCGAGGCCCGCCCAGACATTGTGTGCCTGCAAGAACTGAAAGCGCCGCAGGAACGGTTCCCGGAGGCGGCAATCGAGGATGCTGGCTATCGAGCGATCTGGCACGGACAGCCCCGCTGGAACGGCGTCGCTATCCTCAGCCGCATAGGCGCGCCGGTCGAAACGCGTCGAGGATTGCCAGGCGATCCGGACGATAGCCACAGCCGATACATCGAGGCGGCCGTGGCCGGCATTCTCGTGGGCGGCCTCTATCTGCCTAACGGCAATCCGAAGCCGGGGCCCAAGTTCGACTACAAGCTCCTGTGGTTCGAGCGTCTCGTGGAGCACGCCGCTGACCTCATCGCAGCGGATGTGCCCGCAATTCTCGCCGGCGATTACAACGTCATGCCGACGGAGAAGGACGTCTACAAACCCGAGAGATGGGTCGATGACGCTCTGTTCGCTCCCGAAGCGCGGGCGGCCTATTTGCGCCTGCTCGAGCAAGGTTGGGTCGACGCGCTCCGGACCATTCATCCCGACGCCGTCATCTACACCTTCTGGGACTATTTTCGGAACGCTTACGCGCGAAACGCGGGTCTTCGGATCGATCACCTCCTCCTCAGTCCCGCGCTCACCGACCGCCTCATCGATGCTCAGGTCGATGCCCACGTGCGCGGCTGGGAAAAGACGAGCGATCACGCGCCGGTGTGGATCGAGCTGCGCGATCCCATCAATTGA
- a CDS encoding dsDNA nuclease domain-containing protein, translated as MSETGVAQGQPVAWPSINDAPPVEEGGPIARKGFTYQDEIAVSFLLVMLEDPALLRVHCETHDDLVLVWLLEGQTDECAEFVQVKAGEPDKLWSTADLCRKPTKTTLSIFEASLARDRHKEIALFRLVTLRPVVEALSPLTYDCGSEARALVAAELETLRDEIESKFPSLVSAKGNGCQYWLENCRWDVRYDLATAKNENRRRLLQLSNLAGLPLLYEQIDQLLDEMRAWTKAAGDAKWVPDKAKKIITRAQVLEWWQSKLAEIVDGKAEASGGKLAAKMIAADLPDELVLLAVDLRREYAAEVRTPRYMQADSIGQMQARVKSEALTLRSRLVAGELDLSGPAFHALCLAKMDEINAAPEAQQGAGAFLKGCLYDIADRCLLRFKRPAK; from the coding sequence ATGAGCGAAACTGGCGTTGCGCAAGGGCAACCTGTGGCGTGGCCCTCGATCAATGACGCGCCTCCGGTGGAAGAGGGCGGCCCCATCGCGCGGAAAGGATTCACCTACCAGGATGAGATCGCCGTCAGCTTCCTGCTTGTGATGCTGGAAGATCCGGCGCTGTTACGCGTCCATTGCGAAACCCATGACGATCTCGTCCTGGTCTGGCTGCTTGAAGGCCAAACCGATGAGTGCGCCGAATTTGTGCAGGTTAAAGCCGGTGAGCCGGACAAGCTCTGGTCAACCGCCGATCTGTGCCGCAAGCCAACCAAGACGACCTTGTCAATCTTCGAGGCGTCGCTCGCGCGTGATCGGCATAAGGAAATTGCGCTATTCCGACTGGTGACGCTGCGTCCGGTGGTCGAGGCGCTATCGCCTCTAACCTATGATTGCGGATCGGAAGCCCGGGCGCTCGTCGCGGCCGAGTTGGAGACCCTGCGGGACGAAATCGAGAGTAAGTTTCCCAGCCTAGTCTCCGCCAAGGGAAATGGCTGCCAATATTGGCTCGAAAATTGTCGGTGGGACGTCCGGTACGACCTTGCCACTGCCAAAAATGAGAATCGGCGAAGGCTGCTTCAGCTCAGTAATCTGGCCGGACTCCCCTTGTTGTATGAACAGATTGACCAGCTGCTCGACGAGATGCGGGCTTGGACCAAAGCGGCGGGCGACGCGAAATGGGTGCCCGACAAGGCGAAAAAAATTATCACCCGCGCCCAGGTCCTTGAGTGGTGGCAGTCGAAACTGGCCGAGATCGTCGACGGCAAGGCCGAGGCTTCGGGCGGCAAGCTAGCCGCGAAAATGATTGCGGCGGACCTTCCCGACGAGCTCGTCCTTCTCGCGGTGGATCTTCGGCGCGAATATGCCGCCGAGGTGCGCACGCCGCGTTACATGCAGGCCGATAGCATCGGGCAGATGCAGGCGCGTGTGAAGTCGGAGGCGCTCACCCTCAGGTCGCGCCTTGTCGCGGGCGAACTCGATTTGTCGGGACCGGCTTTCCACGCGCTTTGCCTCGCCAAGATGGACGAGATCAATGCGGCGCCGGAAGCGCAGCAGGGCGCGGGCGCCTTTCTCAAGGGTTGCCTTTACGACATCGCGGATCGTTGTCTGCTGCGTTTCAAACGGCCGGCAAAATGA